The sequence TCGTACAATTTTGAGTGATTCTCCAACTTAACCTCTGACAAAAACCAGCCTGTATTTTCCATCTTTAATGGCTTGAAAATATATTGTCGGCTATACTCATTTAATTTCTTACCCGTTACAATCTCAATGATATATCCAGCTAATCATGCAGCGATATTCGAATACTCCCGATATAACCCCGGTTTCTTATTCAGAAAGTTGTCCTTAGTATATCGTTTTCCAGTAGGGTCAAAATAACTTTTTAGAAACTCACCCAAAGGTTCAGGAGAATCACCTCCATAATGGTAGGTGCTGTCATATACGGATTCCCTATCCATAATAGAAGAGGTATGAGTTGCCAGATTCCTCAATGTTATTTTTTGATCTGGAAAGTAGGGATTGACAACTTTAAAAGGAAGATATGTATTGATGTCTTCGTCGAGAGATAACTTTTTGTCTTCAACAGCTTTTAGCAAACAAACACCTGTAAAGGTTTTGCTTATAGAAGCAATATTCATAATCGTATTAGGCTTAAAAGGCACCTTATTATCTTTATCTGCATATCCATAGCCTTTCATCCACACCAATTTTTTATCTATAATAATGGCAGCACTAAGCCCAACAATTCCTGATTCACCCATTTTATTCTTAATGATCGTATCGATGGGGTTTGTATCAGTAATGTTATTTTTTACATGCTGGCTAGCAGCTTTCTGACAGTAGAATAGAATGATAACAAAGGCAAAGGCTCTGCATAGAAGTTTCATAGTTTTACTATATGTGTCTGGTAGTTTACATTACTGCTACAAAATTACACTAGGAACTTTGCATTTTCTGGGTAAATAATGCCATGAGTATGCACAAAACTATTAAGTTTACTATCAAAAATGGGTAAATTATGCAAGGCCTGGATGAATTTGACAAAAAGATACTCAATCAACTTCAGCAAAATAACAGAGTCACAGCTGAAGAACTTGGCCATATAGTAAATCTTAGCACCAGTGCTGTACAAAGACGATTAAAAAGACTTCGAGAGGATAAAATAATAGAAGCAGACATATCAATCATTTCACCATCTGTGGTGGGTATTTCTATTACCTGTGTGGTCGATGTTACCTTGTATTTAGGTAATTCCAGTGTAATTGATGGCTTCAAAGAATTGATGTCTGAATGCAAACTCGTAAGGCACTGTTATTATGTCACAGGAGCCTATGATTTTGTCATTATAGTAAGTACGAAAGATATGAAAGAGTATGAGGTATTTTCTAAAACCTATCTAATGGATAACCCAAATGTAAAACAGTTTTATACCCATGTGGTCATGGATAAAGTAAAATCAGAATTTGGGGTAGTTATTTAGATCATTAACAAACTACTAAAGTATTGAAACAAAAGAGGTTCGAATATGCATCCGAACCTCTTTAAATTTATTTATATGCTCGTATTACTAACAATAGAGTAACTATCAACTGTTTACTTCCTGCAGGTCGGCCATCTGTGAAGCAACTATCTCTTCTTTTTGAACTTTAATCAATACAATTGAAAAGGATACACCAATAAGCGCCATTACCATACCAACCAGTACAGGAGTGTTATACCCTAATCCAAAGGCAATAGGCAATCCCCCCAGATAGGCACCCAATGCATTGCCAATATTAAAGGCAGCCTGAGTCACAGCAGCACCCAACATTTCTGCCCCTTTGGAAGTATGGATCATTAAGATTTGTATAGGAGCTGCTAAGGCTATTGACAATGCTCCTGCTATAAAAGTTAAGACCAGAGAAATCCATTGAATCTCAGAGAAAAAGTAAATAGCCAGTAATGCTGTAGCCATAGCCACCAGTAAACCCGCACAAGCTTTTACAGGATGGAATCTATCAGCCAGTTTTCCTCCTATGACATTCCCAACAACCATTCCAAAGCCTGCCAGAATCATGATCCAGGATACACTATCTTCGGAAAAATGCGAAATCTTGGTCATAAGAGGGGCAATATAGCTTATCCAAGTAAAAAGGCCTCCAGTACCAATAGCTGTTATAAGAATAACAAGCCAGGCTTCGCGACTCTTAAACAACTGTAATTCGGAACGGGTATCCCCTGTACGTGAGACAGGAAGTTCTGGAAGCCAATATTTTATAAATAACATAGTAATTAATCCAATGAAAGAGACCAATCCAAAGGTATAGCGCCAGGATAAATTGTGCCCTATCCAAGTACCTATTGGCACAACGGCCAGGTTTGCAATGGTTAAACCGGCAAACATCATAGCGATGGCCTGAGCCTGTTTGCCTTTGTCGGCCAAACGACTAGCTACTACAGCTCCTACCCCAAAAAAAGCACCATGTGGCAAACCAGCAAAAAAACGACTTACCAGCAAAGCTATATGCCCAGGCGCAAAAGCAGAAAAAGCATTGAATACGGTGAAAATAAGCATCAATGAAAGTAATATTTTCTTTGGTGGTTGATTGCTAGTCATCATTACCAACAAAGGAGCACCTACTACCACCCCTAGCGCGTAAGAAGATATCAGATGTCCCGCTACAGGTATACTAATATCCAGATCAGTGGCAACATCAGGCAAAAGCCCCATCATTACAAACTCAGTAGTTCCAATACCGAGCCCTCCAAGTAAGAGAGGAAATAAACTTTTTTTCATTTTATTTTAATTATAACAAAACTGCTACTAGTCTAGCAAAACCAGTAGCAGATAATGTATGGTTTGAATATTTTCAATAATGGCGTTTTGCATTTACAAAGTAAATTAGACTTTTCCTTAGTACTGAAGGATTGAGAGCAAATTATCAGATGCCAGCAACTAACAATTAGGTGAGCATATCGACTCTCTATACTTACTCTTGTTAATGAAACAGGATACTTTCCGTTAGGGTTCAACTACTTGCGATATTTTATCAGATTATTTATACCCTCCATCGCATAAAAGTAAATTAAATGCCATGCAAGTTCAAAAAATACAATTTATACGTATATTATTTATACTTCACTATTCTATTTGTAGTTTCCTGCATTATATTTTGTAGAACTATCTCATATTGTTTATAGTAGCACAAGTTCTATAGTAGAATAAGAGATTCTTTTTAAGTGAGAGTAGTTAATACACCTCCATCTGCCCGAAGACTTGCGCCATTAATAGCAGTAGATAAAGGACTGGCAAGAAAAACTGCAAGGGTAGCTATTTCTGAAGGATCAATGAAACGTTGCAACAATGAAGTAGGATTAGCGTTCGTTATAATGTTACTTTTCATTTGCTCTACTTCAATATTTAGTGTAGCAGCTATTTCTGTGATTGTATCAGCAACTCCCTCTGAGTAGACAGGTCCACCCAATAGTGTATTTACTGTTACTCCTGTCCCTTTGGTTCGCTTGGCCAAACCATTGCTAATAGCCAACATTGCAGTTTTTGTCATTCCGTAGTGAATCATACTCGCTGGAACATTCATAGCCGATTCACTACTAATAAAAATGATTCTGCCCCAGTTTTTCTCTATCATTTTTGGAAATAAAGCCCTTGAAAGACGTACACCACTCATAATATTTACCTCTATAAATTTTAACCAGTCAGCATCACTTATTTCTTCAAATGGCTTGAGCTCAAAAATGCCCACATTGTTGATAAGGATATCAACTGAAGGCAATTCTGCAATCAGCTTCTCTACTTCGCTGACAGTTGAAAAATCAGCTGCAATACCTTTTACAAAAGCATCTGGAACTTCTTTTTTTAATTGGGCAACAGCGTAATTAACTCTTTCTTCTGTTCTTCCATTTATAATGACATTGGCTCCTTCCTGCAACAGCTGTTTTGCAATAGCAAAACCAATTCCTTGTGTTGAACCACTGATAAAGGCTGTTTTTGATCTTAGTTGTAAATCCATCTTTTTTCTGTTGATTTATTTTTGTATTGATTACTACAAAATTTGATAAAAAAATTAACTGATGATTTCAAGCTGCATCTCAATTTGTTTCAGAAGGATTGTATTATTGGGATACATTCTTCGCGTAACGTTTATTCCATTCCAAAAGGTAATGAGGTATTTTCCCAGAATTGCGGCATCAGTGTTGTTTTTAATAGTTCCATCAGCTTGTGCTTTTCTGATAGCCAGTGTAAACATAGTCTCCACTTCTTTCAGGATTTCTATAGCTTCATTTTCCAGTTCCTGATCAATAAAGGTCATCTCTACTACAGTGTTAGAAATGATACACCCTTTAAGATGTGTTTCCATATCTGCACTAGCAATACTGCGAAAAAAATCCTTGATCAGATCTATAGGAGATTCGCTTTTGTAAAGTTCTGCTTTAAACTCCTCAAATGCATCCCTTCGCTGTTGAATGGCTTTTCGGAACAACTCCTTTTTACCTCCTTTAAATATATTGTAAAAACTGCCGCTTCCCATCTTCATTACGTTTAGCAAATCATCCAGAGAAGTCGCTGTATACCCTTTTGTCCAAAAAACCTGCTGGGCTTTTTGTAATACCTGTTCGTTATCAAATGTAGTTGGTCTACCTCTCATTTTTATTTTTGTATTAATCGATACAAAAATAGAGAAACGTATACATGTATCCAAATTTTCTATTCATCCTGGCATAGGTTTAAGTAAAACGAGCAAAGGAAAGCAGAAATAAACAGCTAAATATCAGCCGACTATTTTAATCAGCAAAAAATTGGTATTAATTCGGGATCGGTCACAAATCTTCATTACAGATTTAGGTATTCTTAGTTAGAGATTCAATAATACTATCTAACAAATGAGGACGTTTGGCACTAACTGGTGTAAAACACTCTCTATATTTAGTTGAGGCGTATTCTCCTTCTGGCTCGGAGGCACATTTCCAGACTTCACCTTTAAAGTCTCCATTCAGTATCAAGTATTTACCATCTCCCAGATCCAGGCATCCATTCAGATAGGCATTCCAGGATTTTAACCGGAATAACTCTTCATAACTGGCATCAGGCGAGAATAGAGGTACTTTACGATAGAGACGAAATTTATCTTCTTCTTTCAAACTTTAAAACAGTTCTCATTTATCCAGCCCTTCCCACATAAGCTTCCAACATTGTGTATTTTTGTTGCAGGAATAGCCTTTTTCTTCATCCATGTAAAGTCTTTTGCCAACCGGTTTCTTAAAGATATATTCAACAAACTACTGAAATAATCACGGCTAATCTCACCGACCTTCATCAAACAGGCTTTGTACTCTTCAGGTAGCTGTATCTTTTTTTCCTGTTCAAAAACGTCTATCTCTGTTTCTGTCCATATAGGGGATTCGAAATTCATGGAAGGATTTACAGCAGCCCATTAGTGTTTGATTGTAGACATCAACTTTTTAATCCGAAGTAGTTTGACAGCATGCTTCTCTATAAGTATATGGGTAGGATTTTGTAAAGTTGGTATTTCAGACATGGCATTCTTATTTTTTAACATCTACTATTTTTCCATAAGATAGATGTACGAATGTAGTTTTACAAACAAGAGGGTTAGTTGAAATAACTCTTCTAAAAGTTGTGAAGCAATCTCCTTACAGAAATGTACATAAGACTTTCAGAGACTTGTTTACATAAACAACGCGTATGTAAACTTTATTCGTGCGCTGAATTCACGTCAGTTGTTTTCTTGCGGTGAATTCTGATCAGATTTTGTTTTGCCGTGAATTCAGCGCAAGGGGAAAAGTGATCGGAATTCCGATCAAAATAAAAAATGCAGTGAGTTATGCGCACTAACAAAAGTGATTGGAGTTATATGCAAAAGCAAAACTGCTGTGAATGAATCGCAATTTGTTCATTCATAGGACAGACTGCCGCGTCTTCGCTAAAAAAGCTTTTGCGGTGAACTATGCGCAGACGAGAAATTATCTCAAAGAGAAGTGAATTCTTTTAGAGAAAAATTGGGATGACTCATGCTACAAAATTAACGATAAGATTATTGAATACGATTTATGTAGTATTCAAAACTTAGAAAGTTCTGCCATTTTTTTCTGAATTAAATGTGTAACCTGTTTAGAATTGTACCGATAGAATAAATCTATTCAAAATCAAACTATGACTTTTTTCCATATGCAGGCTTGCATCATGACATATAGCTATATCCTCTACCAACAGTCGCATCAATCAAAGACATCACAACCCGAAGTAATTTCCCAAACACTACTGGAGATTAGTAGAATGATATTAAAAGAAAGAGAGGCGATAGATCTCATCGCCTCTCTGAAAAATATTTAGATTATTTTACAATAGTTTCCTGACTACCTCATCCGGACTGCTTTTGCTTTAAACATTCCCATCAGCGAACCTGCCAGGTTATCATTATCCTGCTTCTCAAAGCTTACATTGACATCATAGCCGGAAGTACTGAAATACACTACAATCTTATCTGCGGACTCTTCTATTTTATCTAGTGGTACTGGCTTTCCATCTGCATTTTTAGGTGTAATGTTACCTGTTAACTTTCCGTCTTTTCGAACAAGGTCCATTATCATAGATGCATCTCCATTAGGAGTTCCTATAAAGGTAGCCTCCCACTGACCTACAAAGAAATCCGCACTGGTTTTGTCTGTAGCTTTCGCAGACAGAGCTGCGTCTTCAGTACTCCCCTGCTCTCCTGCCAGTTTAAACTCCAATCCCATAACAACCATCATTGACTGTCCTCCGGATTTAGGATTTACAAACACAACATAGATATCCTGAGGCGTATTTATGGATGCATCTAACTTGATTGGAAGGTGCAGAACTGTTGGATTAAAATCCATTTTGTCAGTTGCTTCCAGAAACTGTGACTCACCAATAAGCTTTCCAGTTGGACTACCTATACGTAATTCAGCCTTCCCTCCGGTAGCATTCAATTGAGGTTTTGGCGCAACAGCAAATATCTGTAATTCAGACAAACCATTCAGATCAATTTGTTTCATTACCATATACGCACCCGACTTGGCAGGAATAGCCAGGTTGTTTCCGCCATAAGCCATTTTATTGACATTCTCATACTGATCAAATCCATGGGCATCCACCCTGGAATTCCGCAATACAAAAGACTGTTCGGACTTCAGTGAAGGCTGGCCATTCGCTCCCTGATCCTCATAGGCAGCACGCACAATATATACGCCTTTTCCTTTGTCAGCAGGAGGTACTTTCGCTACATATGACCCTTTCACTGGTAAGCCCTTTTCTTTGGATGACTCATTGGAAAGACTTAAAATGTATTTCACCATCTCCGAAGCATCACCAGTAGAAAGTTGTGGGTGACCGGCCATTGCGGTCTCACCCCAAACACCACTTCCTCCTGAGATTACTTTCTTTGTCAGTTTCTCTAGTGCCGTTTTATCATCTTTGTACTTAAGAGCGACAGCTCTGTAAGTTGGTCCGATTGATTTTTTATCCTTGCTGTGACAAGCCATACAGTCACTGGCATCGATAAGTTTTTTACCTGAGGCAAAGAGAGCGCTGGCGTCAGCAGAGCGGTGTCCCTGTGCGATAGCTATTTTATCAAATCCTTCAGGCAGATAATCGATGGTTACAGCAACCTGTGAAGGGTCTATTCCTTTTTCGAGGGTTCCATCTTCTTTATCTTTTACTTTAATTTCATAAGGGAATGGCTTATTGGCAGTATAAAATGAGGTATTGCTTTTAGGCATTTCCAGACTTAACACAGGCGGTTCATTGCCCACAGTGATTTCCATTGACTGTGTGCTTATGCCTCCTTTGCCATCATTGACTGTAAGCGTAGCTTTGTAGCTACCCATCTTGGTAAGAGTCAAACTGGCATTAGGCGTAGTGATGAGCTTTGTGAAGCCGTCTTTGGAAGTCACTTTCCAGGAATAGGTCAATAGATCTCCATCAGCATCAGATGTGCCT comes from Xanthocytophaga agilis and encodes:
- a CDS encoding MFS transporter, whose amino-acid sequence is MKKSLFPLLLGGLGIGTTEFVMMGLLPDVATDLDISIPVAGHLISSYALGVVVGAPLLVMMTSNQPPKKILLSLMLIFTVFNAFSAFAPGHIALLVSRFFAGLPHGAFFGVGAVVASRLADKGKQAQAIAMMFAGLTIANLAVVPIGTWIGHNLSWRYTFGLVSFIGLITMLFIKYWLPELPVSRTGDTRSELQLFKSREAWLVILITAIGTGGLFTWISYIAPLMTKISHFSEDSVSWIMILAGFGMVVGNVIGGKLADRFHPVKACAGLLVAMATALLAIYFFSEIQWISLVLTFIAGALSIALAAPIQILMIHTSKGAEMLGAAVTQAAFNIGNALGAYLGGLPIAFGLGYNTPVLVGMVMALIGVSFSIVLIKVQKEEIVASQMADLQEVNS
- a CDS encoding Lrp/AsnC family transcriptional regulator; translation: MQGLDEFDKKILNQLQQNNRVTAEELGHIVNLSTSAVQRRLKRLREDKIIEADISIISPSVVGISITCVVDVTLYLGNSSVIDGFKELMSECKLVRHCYYVTGAYDFVIIVSTKDMKEYEVFSKTYLMDNPNVKQFYTHVVMDKVKSEFGVVI
- a CDS encoding TetR/AcrR family transcriptional regulator, which codes for MRGRPTTFDNEQVLQKAQQVFWTKGYTATSLDDLLNVMKMGSGSFYNIFKGGKKELFRKAIQQRRDAFEEFKAELYKSESPIDLIKDFFRSIASADMETHLKGCIISNTVVEMTFIDQELENEAIEILKEVETMFTLAIRKAQADGTIKNNTDAAILGKYLITFWNGINVTRRMYPNNTILLKQIEMQLEIIS
- a CDS encoding SDR family oxidoreductase; amino-acid sequence: MDLQLRSKTAFISGSTQGIGFAIAKQLLQEGANVIINGRTEERVNYAVAQLKKEVPDAFVKGIAADFSTVSEVEKLIAELPSVDILINNVGIFELKPFEEISDADWLKFIEVNIMSGVRLSRALFPKMIEKNWGRIIFISSESAMNVPASMIHYGMTKTAMLAISNGLAKRTKGTGVTVNTLLGGPVYSEGVADTITEIAATLNIEVEQMKSNIITNANPTSLLQRFIDPSEIATLAVFLASPLSTAINGASLRADGGVLTTLT